The Agrococcus carbonis sequence CACCGGTGGCTTGCACCACCTGGACGGGCTCTTGGCCGTCCACGCGGGCGGCCCAGGTCGAGACGTACGGGATTGTGTACCCGGCGGTGTCCATGCCGTGCGCCGCCCCGATCATCAACGCCACGGACTCGGCCTCGACCTCGCGGATGCCGCGATGCTGCCGCGCCTCCTCGTCGTCGGGATCGTGCATCACAACATGCGCCAGCTCGTGCGCGAGCGTCTTGACCTGCGCGGCCGGGTCCATGTTCTCCCGCACCGCGACCGTGCGCGCCTCGTAGTCCGTGAGGCCGTTCGCGCCGGAGTTCATCCCCTCGTGCGGCACCCGCAGCACCTCGAACCCCGCGCCGCGAATCTGCCCAGCCAGCCCTTCCCACAACCCCGACGGCGCTTCACCTTCCAGCAGCGCCGGAGCGGGCGGCACCGGCAACGGTTCGCCCTCGGTCTGGGAGGCATCCCACACGTAGGCCGGCCGCGCACCGACCATCCGCGAGCGCACCACCTCGCCGGCCTTCGGCTTCTCCCGCGGCCCGAGCCGTCGCCACGATCCCGCATCGGCAGGGGTCGCAGTGGCGAACCTGCCCGTCACCGGCGCGAAGATCATGTATCCCGGCTGTCCCTTCATCACCTGCCGCCCCAGCCCCTGCCACTGCCGATACCCGGCGACCAGAGTGGGGAAGGGTTCGGGCACGCGGCCTGCCTCGAACGCGGCCTCGTGCTGCACCCAGATCAGCATCGTGTTGTTGAACGACCGCGACCGGAACCGCGCCGCGAAGGCCAGCGCCTGCCGCCAGTCGTCACCCGAGACCAGCGACTCGACCGCTCCGGTCAGCTTCTCGTGCAGCTCGTCGAGCTTCGCCTCTCGCGCCGCGCGGGCGTCCTCGTTCGATGCCATGCTCCGGCCTCCTCTTCGGCGGGCCGCGACGCGACTGCGCGCGGCGGTACACCTGGCAGGTAGGCGCGAACACCCGCGCCCGGACCGTGAGCTGGACATCGTTCACCTCCTTGAGGCAGCCCGAGCCGAGACAGGGACGCGGCATTGAGCATGCTCAAAATGTCCCGGAGTCCTGTTCTAGCACCGACCGTTGAGCATGCGCAAGCCTTGATTTGTGCATGCTCAACGACTACGGTTGAGCATGCACAACCACCCTCCGGGTGGACTACATCGATGCCTTGCCCGTCGCGAAGGGAAGGAGGTCAGCGTCATGACCGAAGACGAGAGCCAGGCTGCGGCCGAAGACCTCGCCAAGCGTCTGCGGCTCCTGATGGACGTTGCCGTGGCCGAGTCCGGCACTGAGCCGACCTACTCGCAGATCGCAGGCTACCTCCAAGAGCGAGGCACCAACCTGTCGCGGTCGCGCTGGACGTACATGGTCAACGGCCACCGCTACGTCCAAGACCCCGCCGTGTTCGAGGGGCTGGCGGCGTTCTTCGACGTGGACGCCGCGTTCCTGCTCGGCGAGGACGGTGCGGCCACGCCCGAGAAGGTCTCAGCGCAGCTCGATCTTGTTCGGTCCATGCGGGCCGCGAAGGTGAAGTCCTACGCAGCGCGCACCCTCGGCGACATCTCGCCGAAAGCACTCCACGCCATCACCAAGTTCCTGGACGAGGAAATGACACCAATGCCTGAGCACTGACTGGGTGTCGCGCAAGGCGAAGCCGATACCGGTCGCTGCTCCCCACTGAGAGGGGCGAACCGTGAATACCGAACAGACCGTATCGGCGGCCGTGGCGGGCCTTCAGCTCGGTGGCACCTTCACCTTCGACGAGCTCCTCCGCTCTGTCCAGGACCGGCGGCACCGCAGGCTTCGGGTCATCGAACTGGCTGATCTCGACACCCACGACGGCCTCTGCGCGCTCTGGCTGGCAACCGAGACCGACGACCTCGTGCTCCACGCCCGCACCGACTCGACACTCCACCGACAGCAGTTCATCCTCCACGAACTCGCCCACATGATCCTCGGCCATTGCGACGGCGATGACTGCACCGTCGACGAGGCGCTGCTGCCTAACATCCCGCCTTACACCCGAGGACGCCTGCTCCGGCGGCAAGACCTCGACAGCAAAACCGAAATCGCCGCCGAGTCCCTCGCCGACCGGCTCGCCGCAAGCATCCGAGGATCGGTGTTCGCCGAGTCCAGATACTCGGAGGTCTTCGGATGATCCAGACGCTCGTCGCGACGCTCATGTGGGCGCTCGTGGCGAGCCTGCTCATCTTTCGTCGTAAACGCGCCGACCGCAGCATCACCTACGCCGCCCTCACCATCGCCATCGCGATGACGCTGAACGTCGATCGCATCTACGCGGTCATCGATCCGCTCCTCGGCGGCACCAACATCGCGACGCTGATCGCAGACGCCGTGCTGATGACCGGACTCTTCTTCCTCGGGCGCGGCGTCATGAAGTCCGGCGAGTACCGGCCCAGGCTCGTCCGCGTCGCCGTCAGCGCGCCCGTCCTGCTCATCGCGCTGCTCGCGATCACCGCATCGTTCCTGTTCATCGACCGCGGCACCACCACGGCACGATTCATGAGCGATCTCGGCGCGCAGCCAGCAGCAGCGGTCTACTCGATCATCAACTTCAGTTACGGAGCACTCGTCATCGCAACGATGCTCCTCCTCGCCGCACGGCAGTCTCGCGACAGCACCGGCATCCAGCGCCTGCCCGCCGCGCTGCTCGGCCTGGGATCGGCGTTCGGCGTTGCCCTCTGCCTCGCCGTGATCGTCATGGATATTGCCCACGCCACCGGCCACCTCGATCTCATGCACGTAATCCAGGCCGCCTACGATCCGCTCTCCGCCCTTACTTTCCTGTTCCTCTGCGCCGGGTTCGCGGTCCAGCCCGCCGTTCGCCGCGCCCAGCACCATGCCCGACGTCGGCACACCATCTCGTTCACGGCGCAGTTGGAGCCGCTCTGGCACCGGGCGACGTACGCGCGACCCGGACTGAGCCAGGCCGACCCCCTCGCCGCCAACAGCGAAGACCCCGAAGGGCACCTGCACCGAGTGATCGTCGAAATCCGCGACGCGATGATCGACCCCCGCATCACCTTCGACATCAGCACCGACGACCGCGACCTACTCGAACGCGCCGAGAGCCACCTCGTCGGAAGCGACAGCGCCCTCACAACGACCCTGACCGTTCCGAACATCGAGGAACGGGAGCCATGATCGGCCGCATCGCCCTCGGTGGAGGGATCGCCGCAGCAGCGGCCGCCGGGGCCGGGTGGGCCGTCGCGCGGCGACTCACGGCACCCGTCGGCCCACGCACGTTCGACCTCACGATCCGCAGCGTTGAGCACGACGACAATGGCGACCTGATCGTGCTCGACCGCACCGAGCAGACCACCGCGCCCGGCATCTACAACCTCTGGTTCGAGAACGGCGGCTGGGCACAACTCTCCACCGAGATCGTCGATCGCGGGGCTACTCGCGTCGCCCGCAGGATCACGGGCACCACACCTGACTTCACTCCGAAGGCTGGCAATTGTGTCTCGTGGAGCGGCGTCTACTACGCCACCCCAGCCGACGCCGGGTTCCATGCACGCGACATCACCATCACGACCCCCGCAGGACGATGCCGGGCGTGGCGCGTTGACGGCGACCCCGCGACGTGGGCGATTCACATCCACGGACTCGGTAGCACCCGCGCCGGCACGCTGCGCGGCGTCCTCGCCGCAACCGAGCTTGGCTACATCTCCCTCGTCATCAGCTACCGCAACACAGCAGAAGGGCCCCGAGTCGGCACTGGCCGCTCAACCCTCGGCTGTACGGAGATGGCCGACGTTGACGAGGCCATCGGATACGCCGTCCGCCGCGGAGCCCAACGAATCGTGATCTTCGGCTGGTCGATGGGAGCCGCGATCGCCCTCCAGCTCGCCGACCACCCGCGCCACAAGGGACTGATCGCCGCACTCGTACTCGACTCGCCGGTCCTCGACTGGGCCGAAGTCATCAAGACGAACTGCGCCCGCAGTGGACTACCCGCAGCAGCCGGACACCTCGCGATCCCGTGGCTCACCCTCGCCCCACCGGCTCGCACTGTGGGCTTGCCGGGAAGTATCCCGCTCCGCTCCTTCGACTGGACCTCCCGAGCCGCAGACCTCACCACGCCGACCCTGATCCTCCACGGCACCCGAGACGACTCCGTCCCCGTCCAGCTCTCACAAGCACTCCGAGACGCCCGCCCAGACCTTGTTGATCTGGCGACCTTCGACGCTGGCCACACCCTCTGCTGGAACACCGACCCCGACCGGTGGCATAAGTCAGTGACCACCTGGCTCAAGGCGCGTGTCCCACGCTGATCGGCAGAACGGAGCGACCACCCTCGGCACCGATCTTGTTCGGCCACGCCCGGAGAAACCCAACTCAAGCCGTACCTCCGCCGGTATCATCGTGAGTGTTGGCCTGCCTGGGCCATAGAGCGAGGGAGGACCAACGTGGCTGAGCCGTGGCTGTCCGCAGACGACATCGCCGCCCACCTCGGGGTCACCAAAGACACCGTCTACACCTGGATCGCCGAGAAGGCCATGCCCGCCCACAAGGTCGGACGCCTCTGGAAGTGAACCGTCCCCGGTTTGATGCCGGTTCCTTTCGAGTCTGGAAGGAAGATAGTCATCATGCCGAAGCAGATCCCGGAGGAGACGAAGCAGCGAGCGATCCGGCTCGTGCTCGACCATCTCGATGAGTACCCGAACCTGACGACCGCGTGCGAGACGGTCTCGAAACGGCTCGGCTTCGGGGCCGAGTCGCTGCGCCGATGGGTGCGGCAGGCTCAGATCGACGCCGGCGAACGGCAGGGCGCCTCGACGAGCGAGTCGGAGCGGGTGCGGCGGCTTGAGCGGGAGAACCGTGAGCTGCGTGAGGCGAACGCGATCCTGCGCGACGCGGCGGTTTTCTTCGCCGGGGAACTCGACCCCCGACGCCGCTGATCGTCGGCTTCATCGACGAGCAGCGGGCCAAGGGCCGCGCGGTCGAGTCGGTCTGCCAGGTCCTGCGGGAGCAGGGCGTGGAGGTCGCCGCGCGAACCTACCGGGCGTGGAAGCGCGCCCAGCCCAGCAACCGCGCTGTGGATGACGCGGTGATCATCGACGCGCTGCTGGCGACCGTCGGCACGCCGGAGGGCATGTACGGGCGGCGGAAGATGACCACGCATCTGCGACGTGCCGGCCACGACGTGTCCCAGCGGCGGTGGACCGGCTGATGCGGGATCTCGGCCTCAACGGCCGGGTGCGCGGGCGTGGCGTGCGCACGACCGTCCCGGATCGGAACGCCGAGCGCGCACCGGATCTGCTCGAGCGGGACTTCACCGCGCCCGCGCCGAACCAGCGCTGGGTGGCGGACTTCACCTACGTGCGCACCTGGGCCGGGTTCGCGTACGTGTCGTTCGTGATCGACTGCTTCTCACGCGCGATCGTCGGCTGGCAGGCCGCGACCACGAAGACGACGCCGTTGGTGACCACGGCGCTGCGGATGGGCCTGTGGCGGCGCGACCGAGCCGGCCGCCCGGCGCTCGACGGACTGGTCCATCACAGCGATGCCGGGTCTCAATTCACGTCCGTGAGCTTCGCCGAGACGCTCGCCCTGGAGGGCATCGCTGCGTCGATCGGCTCGATCGGCGACGCGTATGACAATGCCCTCGCCGAGTCGACGATCGGGCTGTTCAAGACCGAAGCGATTCGCGACGACTCGCCCTTCCGGACCGGTCCGCTCAAGCAGCTGGAGGACGTCGAATGGGTCACCGCTGAATGGGTCGACTGGTACAACGCCAGGCGCCTGCATTCCACCCTCGGCGACGTCCCTCCCGAGGAGTTCGAGGCCGCGTACTACGCTGACCTCGAAACGCCATCACACCCGGTGCTGGCACCCGCATAGGAGCGGCAGAGAACCGGGGACGGTTCAGGAGGATATGCATGGAAACGACGCATAGCCACGGGTCAAGTGGTGGCACTGGGGAGGCGGGTGACTTCCGAGTGCGGCTCGGCATCGCTTTCGGACTCACAGTCACTATCGTTATTGCGCAGTTGATCGGCTCTATCGTGACGGGGAGCCTCGCGCTTCTCACCGACACGGCGCACGCCTTTACTGACGCCTCAGGGCTGTTGGTCGCGCTGATCGCGGCGACCCTCATGCGGCAACCGTCAACGTCAAAGCGAACATGGGGATTCAGGCGCGTCGAGGTAATCGCTGCACTAGGGCAGGCAACGCTGCTGCTCGCCGTAGGCGTGTATGCGGCTGTCGAAGGGGTTCGTCGGCTCTTCGAGCCTCCCGAGATCCCAGCATCCGAGTTGATCGTGTTCGGCGTGGTCGGACTCGTCGTGAACATCATCGCGATCGTGGTGCTCTCCGCGAATCGCGGCGCGAACTTCAACATGCGGGCCGCGTTCCTAGAGGTGCTGAACGATGCGCTCGGTTCCCTCGGCGTCATCGCCGCGGCAATCATCATCTGGACGACCGGCTTCCAGCAGGCGGACGCGATCGCCGGCCTCTTCATCGCCGCGCTCATCGCGCCGCGAGCGTTCCTCCTGATGAAGGAGACCGCGGGTGTACTCATGGAGTTCACCCCGAAGGGGCTCGACCTGGACGAGGTCCGTCGCCACATCCTCGAGCTCGAGCACGTGGTCGCTGTCCACGACCTGCACGCCTCCACCGTTGCGACAGGATTGCCGACGATCAGCGCGCACGTGGTGGTCGACGACGAGTGCTTTACCGACGGGCACGCAGCCGAAGTCCTACAGGACATCCAACAGTGTGTCGCCGGGCACTTTCCGATCGCGGTGCCGCATTCGACCTTCCAGATTGAGACCGCGCGGATCAGTGAGCAGGAGGCGACTGGCGTCAGGCATCCGTAGGTGGTGGCGACGCCGACTCGCGCTGCAGCATCCTGGTGTCGGCCTAGCATGGGAGCATGCTGCTTATCGTTGCCGCCGCTGCGGCTGTCATCCTCCTGCCTTCCCACGCATCCGTCACCGGCTCGACTCCGGCCAACGGAGACGTGGTCGTGGAGCAGCCGGGCACGTTCAGCGTCGTGATGAACGAGGAGATCCTTGCGATCGAAGGGGCGAGCGGAGCCAACGTGATGCAGTTGACGGACGCCGACGGGTTGTTCTACGGCGATGGCTGCATCGCCGTAGAGGGCGGAACCATCGCGCTCGACGCCGAACTCGGTGGAGCTGGCGACTACGCCTTGACGTATCAGCTCGTGTCGGCCGACGGACACGCGGTCGACGGTGTCATCGAGTTCGCGTTCGAACCGGCATCGGGTGCTGAAGGTGCGAGGGGCGGTGAAGCCGCACCAGTGTGTGGAGAAAGCGCTCCCGCGTCGTCGGCGCCCGCTTCACGGGAGACGGGCGACAGTAGTTCATCGAGCTCGCCGGAGGCTATCGCGGCGCCTGATACGGGTGCTGAGGACCAGACGGCAGAGGGAGGCAACCTGCCGCTGTTGGTCGCCGGAGGGGTCGCGGCCGTCGTCTTGGCCGCGGGGATCGTCTTCGCGATCAAGCGCCGCTCTGGCGCCGAGGCCGGCGGAGCCGACCCGAGCTAAGGGATCTCGAGCCGCGTTTCGCGGGTCTGCAACCAGAGCAGGGGGTCGAAGGACACATAGTCGCTGTTCTTCAACTCGAGGTGCAGGTGCGGTCCGGTGGATCTGCCGGTGCTGCCGACCTGACCGACGACAGTCGACACATCGACGACCTGACCGACTTCGACTCGGATGGACCCCGCCTGCATGTGCGGGTACCAGGACTGCACGAATTGACCGTTGATGTTGTGGTCGACGAAGACGGCATAGCCGCCGCCGCCCGGGTTGTTGCCCTGCCAGACGGCTGAGACGACGCCGTTAGCAATCGGGCGGATCTCCTGCCCAGGGGGAAGCGGGATGTCGGTGCCACCGTGCATCCCACCGGGCCGGTATCCGAAGCCACTCGAGATCGGTAGCTGAGAAATCTGCGGAAACGGAGTCTGCACATAGTCGGTCTCGAGCATCGACCAGGCATTGGGAAAGGCGGGGCTCCCGCCGTAGTAAGTCCCGCCGCGCTCCCTGTCCGCGACCACCTGGACTGCGGCTCGTTCCTCGGGCGACATCAGCGCCGCTTCGAGGGGGTCGTTGACGACGATCTCGTCGCGGGCGAAGAGGGTCGTCGCCTCCGCGGTGACGGGATCCAGCGCTTGCACATCCGGTTCGATCTGCGCGACCGCGGGGTCTGACTCGGCGGGCAGTTGCATCGCTTGAGCGGGCAAGGACGTGACGACGACGAGCGAGCCGATGAACAGCAGGGCGGCACCGGCGGTCGTCTTCCGCGCGATTCGGCGGAGGCGTCGGGTCGCCGTGTCGGATGGGCGCGTGGGCGAGGCAGGAGGGGCGGGCCGGAGCGGCGATACGCGAGCGGCCCGAATGGTGGGAACATGCTCGCCGCCATTGCCCAGCGCCGCGGCGTCGACGACGATGTGCGAAGATGCGCGCGTCGGCTCGGCCAGCCGGACAGGGATGGCGCGCGCCGTGCGCGTGGCGGCTTCGCGGATGGCGCGGCGGCTCGTGTAGATCGGTGGCGAGCCCTCCGCCACGGTGGCACGCGCGCTAGCGCGAGCTTCCGCCGCGGTCTGCGCGATCTTCGCAGCAGCACGCTCGCGCTCGCGCATCGACTTACGAGTCAAGACCTGAGGCGTGTCTGGCGACGCGCTTTCATGGAGTGCGCCAGCTGACCGGTCGGGTTCTGGTGTCACGCGTAGCTTGGTCCTTGGGTTGGGAACGATAAGTGTCGACATTCGAGACAAGGCATGTAGCAGGTCATGCTCATGCCGTCGTCGCGCGTGCAACCAGTGTCGCCAGCGCAATCCTCCTTCTAAAGTAACGGAACGGTAACGGACGGGCAAGTCTTGACTGCGCGCCTGCAAGGGAGGCGCCGGCGCCAGGGCTGATTCCAGACACGCCCCGCAGGCCTCCGCCGATCTCGACTCTCAGGTGGAACATGAATGTTGATACCTTGGCCAGGCTCGGCTTGGCCGGGCTTGGCTTGAGTCAGCGGGTAGTGCAGCGCTAGTGCTGCCGGACGGGAAGAGATGGCACAGTCTGATGGGCGGGCACTCGGCGCGCGTTCGCGCTGGAGCAGCCTCCGATTCGGCATGGCCGCGACCGTCGCCGTCGGTGCCATGCTTGCGACGTTGATCGTGCCGGGTGTGCCGCAGGCCGATGCTGTCGACGAGTACGGCTTCCCGACCTGGGCGGAGGTCGAGGCCGCCCGCGGCAGTGTGAGCGCCAAGAACCAGCAAATCAGCGAGATCCGCGCCCTCATCGCGCAATTGGAGACTGACGCGGTGGATGCGCAGGCCCTCTCCGACCAGCGCGCTGCCGAGGCGATCGAGGCCCAGCGCGTCTACGACGAGGCCGTCGCGGTCGCCGAGCGGCTGCAGGGCCAGGCCGACGAGGCCACGGTGAGTGCCGAACAGTCACAGCTCGCTGCTGGCCAGCTCGCTGCGCAGCTCGCGCGCTCCGGTGGCACGGGCGACATGAGCGCCGAACTCTTCGCCAACCCCGGCTCCGCCGACACCTGGCTCCACCGCCTCGACATGATGGATCGTGCCGCCGGCACTGCAGACACGCTCTACGAGCAGGCGCAGCAAGATGCCAACGCCGCGCAGGCGCTGCAGGACCAGGCCGCGGTCGCCCGCGACGAGCTCCAGGCGCTCAAGGTCACCGCTGATGAGGCCTACGCAGTGGCACAGGCTTCGGCGATCGCGGCGCAAGAGGCCGTCGAGGCCCAGCAGGAGCGGCGGGTCGAGCTCGAAGCGCAGCTCGAGGTGCTGGTCGAGGACCGTGCCGCGACCGAGGACGACTACCAGGCAGGGCAGCGCCACCGCGCGTGGCTAGCCGAGCAGGAGCAGCTGCGGCTTGAACGTGAGGCGCGTGAGCGCGAGGAGGCCCGCCAACGCGCGCTCGAGGAGCAGCGACGGCTCGCCGAGCAGGCCGCTCAGAACGGTGGCGGGTCCGGTGGCGGCAGCTCCGTGCCGCCGACTGGCCCGAGCAGCAGCGGCTGGGTTACGCCGCACTACGGCCGCTTCACTTCTGCGTATGGTTGGCGTAACGACCCGCTCGGACAGCTGGGCCGCAAGTTGCACGCCGGCGTGGATATCGCCGCCGGCTGCGGTACCCCGATCTACGCGGTCGCCGACGGCACCGTCGCGCTGCGCTCGCGCGACACCTATGGCGCGAACATGCTCTACATCAACCACGGCGGCGGCGTGCAGAGCGAGTACTTCCACATGATCCGCCCCGCGAACGTCTACCCCGGGCAGCGCGTGAGCGCTGGACAGGTGGTCGCCTACGAGGGCTCGACGGGCTACTCGACAGGCTGTCACCTGCACTTCCAGCTGCGCGTCGGCGGCACGCTCACCAACCCGGAGTCGTTCTTGAACTCGCGCGGCGTCTCCCTGCGCTGAGATGTAGGCGCTGCGGCCACGTTGGCATGGCTGCCTGACCGGGCTTGGTCCGTGGCTGCGGCGGGTTCTTCGACAAGTGGGTCGTCTGATGTGCGCGGAGCCGACGAACTCGCGCCTAGAGACGATCGCGCATTGCCTCCTCGAGCTGCTCTTGCGTCGGTGCCCCAGCGAAGCCCTTCTCCGTCGCGTAGATCTGGCACGCCAACCCGCGGACCGGTGTCGCCGGGAACAGATCGGCCTCATTGACCTGGATCGTGGGAGAGCCTCCAAACCGGTTGCTCGTAGCCTCTGCTTCGGTGCGAATCGTCACCGACTCGACGGGTACGTCGGTGACAGCTAGCGTGTCCAACGCCCTGCGCGTACGTGCTTCGGCGTCCGCAGTGTTCGGGCAGTCGTCGAGATGCAGCAGCTGCACTTTCACGCAGTCAAGCCTCCCGCTCGTTCCTCGGGAATGGCCGCCCTTCGTGGGCGGCGAGCTGAGGGCGGCTCCGGCGTTCCCGCTGCTGCGGGATTCCTGCCTCGTCCGAATTCACGAGAAGCAGGCAGAGCAGTGCGACCCCGGCGAGGACGAGGATGTCTGCGACGTTCCCGACGAAGAGGTTCCCGTACGCGATGAAGTCCGTGACGTGCCCGTGCCCGAAGGAGGGCGGGTTCACGAGCCGGTCGACGAGATTGCCGGCCGCACCGCCGAGGATCAGCCCCAGGGTGATGCCCCATCGAGCGCCGCGCAGTCGCGTGGCGAAACCGAGCGTCACGATAACCGCGATGACGGCGGCGACGGTGAACACCCATGTGGCGCCGGAGCCGATCGAGAACGCGGCTCCGGGGTTGGAGACCAACGACAGGCCCAACAGGTCGCCGACGAGCGGGACGCGATGGCCCGGCTGCAACTGGGCCAATGCGAGCGCTTTCGTCCCCTGGTCGAGGATCAGCCCGGCTCCAGCGACGGCGACGGCGATGCCGAGCGCGCGCGGCGGGGTGGCCCTGGACCTGTCCCGAGCTGGCGGTCCGTCGTGCGCCACGGTTGACTTCGCGGCGCTTGTCCCGTCCTCTCGCGCGATCATTAGGCCGCCTTCCGTGTGCGCGCGGCGCGGAGCCCGTTGAGGATCACTATGACCTCTGCGATCTCGTGCACCAGGACGACGGCGGCGAGTCCGAGAACGCCGAAGAGTGCGAGTGGGAGCAGAGCGGCGATGATCAGCAGCGACA is a genomic window containing:
- a CDS encoding cation diffusion facilitator family transporter, whose protein sequence is METTHSHGSSGGTGEAGDFRVRLGIAFGLTVTIVIAQLIGSIVTGSLALLTDTAHAFTDASGLLVALIAATLMRQPSTSKRTWGFRRVEVIAALGQATLLLAVGVYAAVEGVRRLFEPPEIPASELIVFGVVGLVVNIIAIVVLSANRGANFNMRAAFLEVLNDALGSLGVIAAAIIIWTTGFQQADAIAGLFIAALIAPRAFLLMKETAGVLMEFTPKGLDLDEVRRHILELEHVVAVHDLHASTVATGLPTISAHVVVDDECFTDGHAAEVLQDIQQCVAGHFPIAVPHSTFQIETARISEQEATGVRHP
- a CDS encoding copper resistance CopC family protein; the protein is MLLIVAAAAAVILLPSHASVTGSTPANGDVVVEQPGTFSVVMNEEILAIEGASGANVMQLTDADGLFYGDGCIAVEGGTIALDAELGGAGDYALTYQLVSADGHAVDGVIEFAFEPASGAEGARGGEAAPVCGESAPASSAPASRETGDSSSSSSPEAIAAPDTGAEDQTAEGGNLPLLVAGGVAAVVLAAGIVFAIKRRSGAEAGGADPS
- a CDS encoding alpha/beta hydrolase; its protein translation is MIGRIALGGGIAAAAAAGAGWAVARRLTAPVGPRTFDLTIRSVEHDDNGDLIVLDRTEQTTAPGIYNLWFENGGWAQLSTEIVDRGATRVARRITGTTPDFTPKAGNCVSWSGVYYATPADAGFHARDITITTPAGRCRAWRVDGDPATWAIHIHGLGSTRAGTLRGVLAATELGYISLVISYRNTAEGPRVGTGRSTLGCTEMADVDEAIGYAVRRGAQRIVIFGWSMGAAIALQLADHPRHKGLIAALVLDSPVLDWAEVIKTNCARSGLPAAAGHLAIPWLTLAPPARTVGLPGSIPLRSFDWTSRAADLTTPTLILHGTRDDSVPVQLSQALRDARPDLVDLATFDAGHTLCWNTDPDRWHKSVTTWLKARVPR
- a CDS encoding MAB_1171c family putative transporter, with the protein product MIQTLVATLMWALVASLLIFRRKRADRSITYAALTIAIAMTLNVDRIYAVIDPLLGGTNIATLIADAVLMTGLFFLGRGVMKSGEYRPRLVRVAVSAPVLLIALLAITASFLFIDRGTTTARFMSDLGAQPAAAVYSIINFSYGALVIATMLLLAARQSRDSTGIQRLPAALLGLGSAFGVALCLAVIVMDIAHATGHLDLMHVIQAAYDPLSALTFLFLCAGFAVQPAVRRAQHHARRRHTISFTAQLEPLWHRATYARPGLSQADPLAANSEDPEGHLHRVIVEIRDAMIDPRITFDISTDDRDLLERAESHLVGSDSALTTTLTVPNIEEREP
- a CDS encoding helix-turn-helix domain-containing protein, which produces MAEPWLSADDIAAHLGVTKDTVYTWIAEKAMPAHKVGRLWK
- a CDS encoding ImmA/IrrE family metallo-endopeptidase, with protein sequence MASNEDARAAREAKLDELHEKLTGAVESLVSGDDWRQALAFAARFRSRSFNNTMLIWVQHEAAFEAGRVPEPFPTLVAGYRQWQGLGRQVMKGQPGYMIFAPVTGRFATATPADAGSWRRLGPREKPKAGEVVRSRMVGARPAYVWDASQTEGEPLPVPPAPALLEGEAPSGLWEGLAGQIRGAGFEVLRVPHEGMNSGANGLTDYEARTVAVRENMDPAAQVKTLAHELAHVVMHDPDDEEARQHRGIREVEAESVALMIGAAHGMDTAGYTIPYVSTWAARVDGQEPVQVVQATGERVRNTALAILDQLDPAQVGDGTPPGLERDTPSSRTSRAAANSVEPDRPRAASAPALAGRGL
- a CDS encoding M23 family metallopeptidase — encoded protein: MRERERAAAKIAQTAAEARASARATVAEGSPPIYTSRRAIREAATRTARAIPVRLAEPTRASSHIVVDAAALGNGGEHVPTIRAARVSPLRPAPPASPTRPSDTATRRLRRIARKTTAGAALLFIGSLVVVTSLPAQAMQLPAESDPAVAQIEPDVQALDPVTAEATTLFARDEIVVNDPLEAALMSPEERAAVQVVADRERGGTYYGGSPAFPNAWSMLETDYVQTPFPQISQLPISSGFGYRPGGMHGGTDIPLPPGQEIRPIANGVVSAVWQGNNPGGGGYAVFVDHNINGQFVQSWYPHMQAGSIRVEVGQVVDVSTVVGQVGSTGRSTGPHLHLELKNSDYVSFDPLLWLQTRETRLEIP
- a CDS encoding M23 family metallopeptidase, whose protein sequence is MAATVAVGAMLATLIVPGVPQADAVDEYGFPTWAEVEAARGSVSAKNQQISEIRALIAQLETDAVDAQALSDQRAAEAIEAQRVYDEAVAVAERLQGQADEATVSAEQSQLAAGQLAAQLARSGGTGDMSAELFANPGSADTWLHRLDMMDRAAGTADTLYEQAQQDANAAQALQDQAAVARDELQALKVTADEAYAVAQASAIAAQEAVEAQQERRVELEAQLEVLVEDRAATEDDYQAGQRHRAWLAEQEQLRLEREAREREEARQRALEEQRRLAEQAAQNGGGSGGGSSVPPTGPSSSGWVTPHYGRFTSAYGWRNDPLGQLGRKLHAGVDIAAGCGTPIYAVADGTVALRSRDTYGANMLYINHGGGVQSEYFHMIRPANVYPGQRVSAGQVVAYEGSTGYSTGCHLHFQLRVGGTLTNPESFLNSRGVSLR
- a CDS encoding signal peptidase II, with protein sequence MIAREDGTSAAKSTVAHDGPPARDRSRATPPRALGIAVAVAGAGLILDQGTKALALAQLQPGHRVPLVGDLLGLSLVSNPGAAFSIGSGATWVFTVAAVIAVIVTLGFATRLRGARWGITLGLILGGAAGNLVDRLVNPPSFGHGHVTDFIAYGNLFVGNVADILVLAGVALLCLLLVNSDEAGIPQQRERRSRPQLAAHEGRPFPRNEREA